The DNA segment ATTTTGCTTCACCCCGCTTGCGGAGGTTGAAGGCAAGGAGCACCTTGAGATCACGCCCCTGCTTCTTGAGTGGGCTAAGGTTTCTGACGAGATAGCACGCCGCAAGCCCGCATCTTCCGAAGGTATCGTCGATGAGTTCCTCCACTATGTAAAGGAACGTGAGAATATGTAGGGGCACGGCATGCCGTGCCCCTACCTTTTATTGACATCTGCCTTCTTTCCTTTAGAATAGCCACATGCAGGTAGAGGTTTACGACACGCTTTCGCGCCGTAAAAAGGCATTGGAACCACGCGACAATATGGTCCGCATCTATCACTGCGGGATGACCGTTCAATCACGTCCTCACGTGGGGCATCTGCGCGGCTACATCGTGATGGACGCGCTGCGGCGTTTTCTACGCTTCAAGGGCTACGATGTGAAGCTGGTCCAGAACATAACCGACATAGACGACAAGGTTATAGAGAAATCACGCGCCGAGGGCATCGACTGGCGCATGCTTGCCGAGCGCAACACCGAAGAGCTTCTTCGAGTAACCGATGCTTTGAACATAGAAAGACCCACGGTTATGCCGCGCGCCACCCAGCATATAGAAGAGATAGTGGACCTTGTCGCCAAGATCATCGAGAAAGGTCACGCCTACGAATCCGCAGGCGATGTTTACTTCGACGTGCGTTCCTACCCCAAATACGGCAAGCTTTCTGGCAAGAACATAGACGACCTTGAGTCCGGTGCGCGGATCGAGCCCAGTGAGAACAAGCGCGACCCTCTGGATTTCGCGGTCTGGAAGGCTGCAAAGCCGGGCGAGCCTTACTGGTACTCGCCCTGGGGCAAGGGACGACCTGGCTGGCACATCGAGTGCTCGGCAATGTCGGCACACTATCTGGGGTCGGAGTTCGACCTTCATGCGGGCGGCGAGGACCTGGTATTCCCTCATCACGAGAACGAGATCGCCCAGTACGAGGCGGCCACCGGCAAGGGGTTTGCAAAGGCGTGGATGCACGTCGAGATGCTCAACCTGCGCGGTGAGAAGATGAGCAAGTCCACCGGCCATCTTGTCGTGGCAAGCGACGTCATTGAGGCCTACGACCCCAACGCGTTGCGAATGTTCACCCTGCGCGTTCACTACCGCGCGCAGACCGAGTACAGCTTAGAGGGCATGGACGAAGCCCGCTCCGCGTGGGAGCGCATCACTATCTTCCTCTCCGCCGCACAGCAGGTTTTGGGTGAACCTGCGCTTGCTACCGAGTATCCCAAACTGGATGCAGTTTTGTCCGACGACTTCAACACACCCAAGG comes from the candidate division TA06 bacterium B3_TA06 genome and includes:
- a CDS encoding cysteine--tRNA ligase, whose translation is MQVEVYDTLSRRKKALEPRDNMVRIYHCGMTVQSRPHVGHLRGYIVMDALRRFLRFKGYDVKLVQNITDIDDKVIEKSRAEGIDWRMLAERNTEELLRVTDALNIERPTVMPRATQHIEEIVDLVAKIIEKGHAYESAGDVYFDVRSYPKYGKLSGKNIDDLESGARIEPSENKRDPLDFAVWKAAKPGEPYWYSPWGKGRPGWHIECSAMSAHYLGSEFDLHAGGEDLVFPHHENEIAQYEAATGKGFAKAWMHVEMLNLRGEKMSKSTGHLVVASDVIEAYDPNALRMFTLRVHYRAQTEYSLEGMDEARSAWERITIFLSAAQQVLGEPALATEYPKLDAVLSDDFNTPKAMGLVFDLVHQGNEALASGDKDKLAEATAKLNLALQILGFKPRREEGVRDVKTLLDLLVRFRSELRAAKEFEWADKLREMVQESGLVIEDTKEGTRIRFK